A stretch of the Cydia strobilella chromosome 23, ilCydStro3.1, whole genome shotgun sequence genome encodes the following:
- the LOC134751906 gene encoding uncharacterized protein LOC134751906, translating into MEAVSKARERLAKYPLIFAKCSKQSALYARCVLQLDDQVKKDSCAKEFQEFKACLQSAAKDLKTRI; encoded by the coding sequence ATGGAAGCAGTGTCTAAAGCAAGGGAAAGACTCGCAAAATATCCTCTAATTTTTGCGAAGTGCAGTAAGCAAAGCGCCTTATATGCCCGCTGTGTTTTACAGTTAGACGATCAGGTGAAAAAAGACAGTTGCGCTAAAGAGTTTCAAGAGTTTAAAGCCTGTTTGCAATCCGCTGCCAAAGATTTGAAAACAAGGATCTAA
- the LOC134751886 gene encoding vacuolar protein sorting-associated protein 26B-like isoform X2, with the protein MSFFGFGQTADIEIVFDDADKRKVAEVKTDDGKKEKLLLYYDGETVSGRVNVTLRKPGSKLEHQGIKVELIGQIELFYDRGNHHEFISLVKELARPGDLLQHTSYPFEFANVEKPYEVYTGANVRLRYFLRATIVRRLTDIVKEVDIAVHTLCSYPDVLNSIKMEVGIEDCLHIEFEYNKSKYHLKDVIVGKIYFLLVRIKIKHMEISIIKRETTGSGPNTFTENETVAKYEIMDGAPVRGESIPIRVFLAGYDLTPTMRDINNKFSVRYYLNLVLMDTEDRRYFKQQEVTLWRKSDKSRLLLHNPHHPQTQTLTHPSEAPSQRQQSAANSDYVGRAISPLHQENHQQGPPLVDEDHKTSEMEEDKTEVIINKMSNAQIENNQAEKIENSEKQKPAAAEKPEVTEKPVVMEKPRAAERPQIAEKPQIAEKPVSVTRSESVEAEPSQ; encoded by the exons ATGAGTTTTTTCGGATTCGGACAAACCGCGGATATAGAGATCGTATTCGACGATGCTGACAAGCGGAAGGTAGCGGAGGTGAAAACGGATGACGGCAAAAAGGAGAAATTACTGTTGTATTATGACGGCGAAACTGTGTCGGGGCGGGTGAACGTTACGCTGCGGAAGCCGGGGTCGAAGCTCGAGCATCAAGGAATCAAGGTCGAACTAATAGGGCAGATCGAATTGTTCTACGACAGAGGTAACCATCATGAATTCATATCGCTAGTGAAGGAATTGGCTCGGCCTGGAGATCTACTACAACATACGTCGTATCCATTTGAATTTGCGAACGTAGAGAAGCCCTATGAGGTGTACACAGGCGCTAACGTCAGACTGAGGTACTTCCTACGCGCTACCATCGTCCGCCGCTTAACCGACATCGTAAAAGAGGTGGACATCGCTGTACACACGCTCTGCAGCTACCCTGACGTACTAAACTCCATAAAAATGGAGGTGGGTATTGAAGACTGCCTCCACATAGAGTTTGAATACAACAAATCAAAGTACCACCTCAAAGATGTGATAGTTggtaaaatatactttttgctaGTCCGTATCAAGATAAAACATATGGAGATATCTATTATCAAACGTGAGACGACTGGATCAGGACCAAATACATTTACGGAGAATGAAACCGTTGCAAAATATGAGATAATGGATGGGGCTCCAGTGAGAGGTGAAAGCATACCTATAAGAGTGTTCTTGGCGGGATATGATTTGACCCCGACAATGAGGGACATCAATAACAAGTTTTCTGTCAGGTACTACCTAAATCTAGTACTGATGGATACTGAAGATCGCCGCTACTTCAAACAACAGGAGGTGACTCTATGGAGAAAGAGTGATAAATCGAGATTGCTGTTACATAATCCTCATCATCCACAGACACAAACTCTGACACATCCCTCTGAGGCCCCGTCTCAAAGGCAGCAAAGTGCAGCTAATTCCGACTATGTGGGACGAGCGATCTCCCCACTACACCAAGAGAACCATCAACAAGGCCCTCCTCTTGTTGACGAAGACCACAAAACCTCTGAAATGGAGGAGGATAAAACTGAGGTGATAATTAACAAAATGTCCAATGCACAAATTGAGAATAACCAGgctgaaaaaattgaaaattcagAAAAACAAAAGCCTGCTGCGGCTGAAAAGCCTGAAGTCACTGAGAAGCCAGTGGTAATGGAAAAGCCTCGAGCAGCGGAAAGGCCTCAA ATTGCCGAGAAGCCCCAGATAGCGGAGAAACCAGTGAGTGTAACCCGGTCAGAAAGTGTGGAGGCTGAGCCGAGTCAATAG
- the LOC134751886 gene encoding vacuolar protein sorting-associated protein 26B-like isoform X1, with the protein MSFFGFGQTADIEIVFDDADKRKVAEVKTDDGKKEKLLLYYDGETVSGRVNVTLRKPGSKLEHQGIKVELIGQIELFYDRGNHHEFISLVKELARPGDLLQHTSYPFEFANVEKPYEVYTGANVRLRYFLRATIVRRLTDIVKEVDIAVHTLCSYPDVLNSIKMEVGIEDCLHIEFEYNKSKYHLKDVIVGKIYFLLVRIKIKHMEISIIKRETTGSGPNTFTENETVAKYEIMDGAPVRGESIPIRVFLAGYDLTPTMRDINNKFSVRYYLNLVLMDTEDRRYFKQQEVTLWRKSDKSRLLLHNPHHPQTQTLTHPSEAPSQRQQSAANSDYVGRAISPLHQENHQQGPPLVDEDHKTSEMEEDKTEVIINKMSNAQIENNQAEKIENSEKQKPAAAEKPEVTEKPVVMEKPRAAERPQVAERPQVAEKPQVAEKPQIAEKPQIAEKPVSVTRSESVEAEPSQ; encoded by the coding sequence ATGAGTTTTTTCGGATTCGGACAAACCGCGGATATAGAGATCGTATTCGACGATGCTGACAAGCGGAAGGTAGCGGAGGTGAAAACGGATGACGGCAAAAAGGAGAAATTACTGTTGTATTATGACGGCGAAACTGTGTCGGGGCGGGTGAACGTTACGCTGCGGAAGCCGGGGTCGAAGCTCGAGCATCAAGGAATCAAGGTCGAACTAATAGGGCAGATCGAATTGTTCTACGACAGAGGTAACCATCATGAATTCATATCGCTAGTGAAGGAATTGGCTCGGCCTGGAGATCTACTACAACATACGTCGTATCCATTTGAATTTGCGAACGTAGAGAAGCCCTATGAGGTGTACACAGGCGCTAACGTCAGACTGAGGTACTTCCTACGCGCTACCATCGTCCGCCGCTTAACCGACATCGTAAAAGAGGTGGACATCGCTGTACACACGCTCTGCAGCTACCCTGACGTACTAAACTCCATAAAAATGGAGGTGGGTATTGAAGACTGCCTCCACATAGAGTTTGAATACAACAAATCAAAGTACCACCTCAAAGATGTGATAGTTggtaaaatatactttttgctaGTCCGTATCAAGATAAAACATATGGAGATATCTATTATCAAACGTGAGACGACTGGATCAGGACCAAATACATTTACGGAGAATGAAACCGTTGCAAAATATGAGATAATGGATGGGGCTCCAGTGAGAGGTGAAAGCATACCTATAAGAGTGTTCTTGGCGGGATATGATTTGACCCCGACAATGAGGGACATCAATAACAAGTTTTCTGTCAGGTACTACCTAAATCTAGTACTGATGGATACTGAAGATCGCCGCTACTTCAAACAACAGGAGGTGACTCTATGGAGAAAGAGTGATAAATCGAGATTGCTGTTACATAATCCTCATCATCCACAGACACAAACTCTGACACATCCCTCTGAGGCCCCGTCTCAAAGGCAGCAAAGTGCAGCTAATTCCGACTATGTGGGACGAGCGATCTCCCCACTACACCAAGAGAACCATCAACAAGGCCCTCCTCTTGTTGACGAAGACCACAAAACCTCTGAAATGGAGGAGGATAAAACTGAGGTGATAATTAACAAAATGTCCAATGCACAAATTGAGAATAACCAGgctgaaaaaattgaaaattcagAAAAACAAAAGCCTGCTGCGGCTGAAAAGCCTGAAGTCACTGAGAAGCCAGTGGTAATGGAAAAGCCTCGAGCAGCGGAAAGGCCTCAAGTAGCGGAAAGGCCTCAAGTAGCAGAAAAGCCTCAAGTAGCAGAAAAGCCGCAGATTGCCGAGAAGCCCCAGATAGCGGAGAAACCAGTGAGTGTAACCCGGTCAGAAAGTGTGGAGGCTGAGCCGAGTCAATAG
- the LOC134751722 gene encoding mitochondrial import receptor subunit TOM20 homolog: protein MELTRTTLGIAVGIAGTLFLGYCVYFDQQRRKDPLFKKKLRERRQNARKNASRSNAMGGPLPDMSDHEAMQRFFLQQIQLGEELLAAGDLEAGVEHLGQAVAVCGQTQQLLSVLQQTMPAPIFHLLLKKLPEVSERLRASMKASGGNVLQEEDVE from the exons atggAGTTGACTCGCACTACACTTGGAATTGCAGTGGGCATTGCCGGGACTCTGTTCCTGGGGTATTGTGTATATTTCGACCAACAACGTCGCAAGGACCCTCTTTTCAAAAAAAAGCTCAGAGAAC GCAGACAGAATGCCCGCAAGAACGCGTCACGCTCAAACGCAATGGGCGGGCCCCTGCCTGACATGAGCGACCATGAGGCTATGCAGCGGTTCTTCCTGCAACAG ATCCAGTTGGGCGAGGAGCTCCTGGCGGCCGGAGACCTGGAGGCGGGAGTGGAGCACCTCGGCCAGGCCGTGGCCGTGTGCGGGCAGACACAGCAGCTGCTTAGT GTGCTCCAACAAACCATGCCAGCCCCGATCTTCCACCTGCTCCTGAAGAAGCTCCCCGAAGTCTCAGAGCGACTCCGGGCCTCCATGAAGGCTAGCGGAGGCAATGTGCTGCAAGAGGAAGATGTTGAATAA